The nucleotide sequence CGGGCGTCACGCGGACGCGAGCAGGGCAACGTACGAAGGTTGGCGCGCGAGCGGGAGTGAGGCGAGCAAAGTGGGCACGAGCACGACGAATACCGGCGCGAAGCGCAGCGGAACCTCCGGCTCGCCCGCGCGGGCGCGGCACACGCCCGGCGCCGGGACGGCGCTGCGACACCTCGCGGATCCGTCCGCGAAGCACTGGCCCGGGCTCGCCGCCGTCCCCGATGCCGCCGCCCGCGCCCGGGTCGCCAAGCGGCTGTTCCTGACCGCGGTCCGCGGCCTCCGCGTCCGCGTCCATCTCCCCGGCGGGCGGGTGGTCGGCGGCGGTGGTTTCGGCGACCCCGTGATGCGGATCGCGCGGCCGGACGAGTTCTACCGCAGGATCGGCGCGCACGGCCTGATCGGCTTCGGCGAGGCGTGGATGACCGGCGCGTGGGACGCCGACGACCCGACGGGCGTGCTCACGGTCTTCGCCCGGCGCATGGACACCCTCATCCCGCGTCCGCTGCAGAAGCTGCGGCGCTGGGCGGTCGCCGTACGGCCCGCGGAGGAGGAGAACACCCCCTCGGGCGCGCGCGGCAACATCAGCCGCCACTACGACCTCTCCAACGACCTCTTCGCGCTGTTCCTCGACGAGACGATGACGTACTCCTCGGCGCTCTTCGAGCCCGGCGACACCCTCGCCGACGCGCAGCGCCGCAAGATCGACGCCGTCCTCGACGCCGCGGCCGTCGGGGAGGGGACGCGCGTCCTGGAGATCGGCACCGGCTGGGGCGAACTGGCGCTGCGCGCCGCGGCGCGCGGGGCCGAGGTCGTCACGATCACGTTGTCCGAGGAACAGCGCGTGCTGGCCCGCGGCCGCTTCCGCGAGGCCGGAGTCGCGGACCGCGTGGACGTGCGCCTCTGCGACTACCGCGAGGTCTCCGGCAGGTACGACGCCGTGGTCAGCGTCGAGATGATCGAGGCGGTCGGCGAACGCTACTGGCCGGCCTACTTCGCCGCGATCGACCGCGCGCTGGAGCCGGACGGACGGGCGTGTGTGCAGGCCATCACCATGGCCGACGACCGCATGCGCGCGGCCCGCGACACGTGGACGTGGATGCACAAGTACGTGTTCCCGGGCGGCCTCATCCCGTCCGCCGAGGCCATCGACGACGCGCTGGCGTCGCACACGCGCCTGCGCGTCGTCCACCGCCGCCAGTTCGGGCCGCATTACGCCGAGACGCTGCGCATGTGGCGCGAGCGCTTCCTCGGCCGGGCGGACGAGGTCGCGGCGCTCGGCTTCGACGCGACGTTCCGGCGCATGTGGGAGTTCTATCTGGCGTACTGCGAGGCCGGGTTCCGCTCCGCGTACCTGGGTGTATCGCAGTTCACACTCGCCCGCAGGGTCCGCTGAGCGGCCCTCGGTCGCACCCGGCGGACCGGCCGTACGCCGCCCATCCTGACGGTTGGTCGGGTGGATGGCCGAGGTTGGTCAACAGGGTGCTTCGATGCCGCTACGCTCGGCATCGCGCCCGGATGGTGGAACGCAGACACGGCGAGCTTAAACCTCGCTGGCCGCACGGCCGTGCCGGTTCGAGTCCGGCTCCGGGCACCGGATCGAAACGGCTCTGACCTGGAAGAACGCCACCGTCGCGGGAGCGTCGGACCAGGTGGGGGACGGGTGGGTCGGCACGGGAGGGGGGCCCGAGTGCGGTGCCCCTCTTCCGTCGCTGTGCTCCAGGGTGGACCACGGCGGAGGGCGTTCCCATAGAAGTCCTGATGCCGGTGCCTCGGAGTCGCGATGGCAGAAAGCCCCCGAAATCCGCACGGGACGTGCCGATCAATCCCGATCAATCCCGGTCTTTCCGAGCCGTACAGAATTGATCATATTTCGTCGTTTTTCGTCGTGAGAGCAGCCTCACGCCGTGCGCGGACCGGGCACAATCGGGCATGCCCGCGCGTTCTCCCCCCGGAGGATGGGGTACAGATCCTGCTTGCGGGTTACCCCAATGGATTTACTGAACTATTACTCTTAACCCCAGACCCCTCGCACTCCGCGGGGGCATGGAGGAGTTGACATGAGGAGCAGCAACCCGGTCCTCTCGCGGCGGGGGGCCTTCGGTGCGCCGCAGGCCGGGCCGCAGCAGGCGCCGCAGTACGGCGCGCCCTATGGGCAGCAGCCGTCCGGTTCCGGAAACCCGTTCGGCGGGAACGCCTCGCAGTTCGGGCAGCAGCAGCCCTATGGCCAGCCTACGTCGGCGGACCAGCTCAACCAGATGTACCGGCAGCAGTCGGCGGGCCCGGTCCAGACCGGCCGCATGACCATCGACGACGTCGTCGCGAAAACCGCGCTGACCCTGCTCACCGTCGTCGTCTTCGGAGCGCTCTCGTGGGCGCTGCTGCCCGCGGAGAACTACGGTTGGGCGTTCGCGTCCATGCTCGCGGCGTTCGGGCTCGGGCTCTTCATCACGTTCCGGCGCTCCATCCACCCGGGGCTCGTGATCGGCTACGCGGCGCTGGAAGGCATCTTCCTGGGCGCGGCGAGCCACGCCTTCGAGAACGCGTACAGCGGCATCGTCATCCAGGCGGTCCTGGGCACCGCGGCGATCTTCGTGGCCATGCTGTGGGCCTACAAGTCCGGTCGCATCCGCGTCACCGCCCGCTACACCCGCATCGGCATCGCCATCGCGATGGCCTTCGTGATGCTGATGCTCGTGAACCTCGTGTTCGTCGCCTTCGCCGGCGGTGACGGGGTGCGCGGCGGCGGCATGGGCATCGTGATGGGCATCGTCGGTATCGCGCTCGGCGCGTTCTTCCTGTCCCTCGACTTCCACGAGGTCGAGCAGCTCGTCGCGGCCGGCGCTCCCGAGCGCGAGGCGTGGCGCGCGGCGTTCGGCCTGACGCTGTCGCTGGTGTGGATCTACCTGGAGCTGCTGCGCCTCCTGGCGATCTTCCGCGACTAGCGCGCGGGCCGGTGGTGCCGGGCCGACAGGCTCGTCCACCCGCATATGACCTGACATGACACGTGGCGGTGGCCCCCAGGCCACCGCCACGTGTCATGTTCGGACGTGTTCGTGTGTGTCGGAATGTGTCGGGGATCCGAGGCACTTCTCGATGTCGCGCGGGGGTCGTCCGCAGCGGGTCAGCGCACACCGCGGGACATGCGGCGCCGGTCGTGCTCACGCATAATGGCCGTCGCGTGGCCGTGTGCGATGCTGTGCTCGTCCTGCAACCAATGGACCCGGTCCTCGAAGCGCGAGAAACACGGACCCTGGTCGATCTCCTTGAACCAATCAGGGAGTTCACGACCGGTTACGGACGGAACCCGCGCGAGCAGGTTCCGGTGGGTCTCTTCGGAGAAGTGCGGCAAGGACATAAGCGCCTCCGGTGAGCGTTCCGTGCCCCGAGCGTGCATGACGGGCGAACGGTTGGCAACCGCTCGAAGCACACAAATCCCAGCGAATCCCGGGCGGTACGCTCCGGTTATGTCGTCCCTCCCCTCGGAATCCCCTCGGAAACCGCCCGGCGACGCGGGCCCGGGCATATCCCCGGCCACCGCGGAGCTCGCCCGGCGGATCCGCGGGCTCGCCGACCGCTACCGCCACCTCTCCGAGTCGCGGCTCCGGGCCCGCCTCGACCCTGACGACACGTCAGACCCGGACCGTACGTGCGCCGGCGCGGGCCTGGCACTCGCCCGGACACTGGCCGCGCTGGGCGACGCCCCCGAGGGGCGCGAGGTTCCGGACGTGGGCGTTTTCGCGGTCGGCGACCAGATCGCGGTGACCGGGCTCGATCTCGTCGCGTATCTGGAGCGCGGCCCGGCGCGCGCCGCCGAAACCACGGCGAACACCGCGCTCACCGCGGTGCGCGCGCTCGCCGCCCGGGTGTGACCGGACGCGCGGACGCTCCGGCGCACTCGTCCGGACACCGCGAAACCCACCCGGCCCTCGCGGGCGCGGGTGGGTTTCGCGGTGTCACGGGTGCGCGGTTCCCGGGGCACCCGGCCCCGAGCGGA is from Yinghuangia sp. ASG 101 and encodes:
- a CDS encoding SAM-dependent methyltransferase, with the protein product MRHLADPSAKHWPGLAAVPDAAARARVAKRLFLTAVRGLRVRVHLPGGRVVGGGGFGDPVMRIARPDEFYRRIGAHGLIGFGEAWMTGAWDADDPTGVLTVFARRMDTLIPRPLQKLRRWAVAVRPAEEENTPSGARGNISRHYDLSNDLFALFLDETMTYSSALFEPGDTLADAQRRKIDAVLDAAAVGEGTRVLEIGTGWGELALRAAARGAEVVTITLSEEQRVLARGRFREAGVADRVDVRLCDYREVSGRYDAVVSVEMIEAVGERYWPAYFAAIDRALEPDGRACVQAITMADDRMRAARDTWTWMHKYVFPGGLIPSAEAIDDALASHTRLRVVHRRQFGPHYAETLRMWRERFLGRADEVAALGFDATFRRMWEFYLAYCEAGFRSAYLGVSQFTLARRVR
- a CDS encoding Bax inhibitor-1/YccA family protein; the protein is MRSSNPVLSRRGAFGAPQAGPQQAPQYGAPYGQQPSGSGNPFGGNASQFGQQQPYGQPTSADQLNQMYRQQSAGPVQTGRMTIDDVVAKTALTLLTVVVFGALSWALLPAENYGWAFASMLAAFGLGLFITFRRSIHPGLVIGYAALEGIFLGAASHAFENAYSGIVIQAVLGTAAIFVAMLWAYKSGRIRVTARYTRIGIAIAMAFVMLMLVNLVFVAFAGGDGVRGGGMGIVMGIVGIALGAFFLSLDFHEVEQLVAAGAPEREAWRAAFGLTLSLVWIYLELLRLLAIFRD
- a CDS encoding DUF4287 domain-containing protein gives rise to the protein MSLPHFSEETHRNLLARVPSVTGRELPDWFKEIDQGPCFSRFEDRVHWLQDEHSIAHGHATAIMREHDRRRMSRGVR